One Lucilia cuprina isolate Lc7/37 chromosome 4, ASM2204524v1, whole genome shotgun sequence DNA segment encodes these proteins:
- the LOC111688522 gene encoding uncharacterized protein LOC111688522, with protein sequence MNLNNIKCLKKTTYVQFQKLFDLMEEFPLLATGNPSFGSNKLIVEQTWDNAAQKLNALGPPIRNGQEWKRYGMTKSVVLKEK encoded by the exons atgaatttaaacaatataaagtG tttaaaaaagacAACATATGTCCAATTTCAAAAACTGTTTGACCTAATGGAAGAATTCCCACTACTTGCAACCGGCAACCCTTCATTTGGAAGCAATAAACTTATTGTAGAACAGACGTGGGATAATGCTGCACAAAAACTTAATGCCCTTGGGCCACCTATTAGAAATGGGCAGGAGTGGAAAAG ATATGGCATGACCAAAAGTGTcgtcttaaaagaaaaataa